A part of Propioniciclava coleopterorum genomic DNA contains:
- a CDS encoding DUF3017 domain-containing protein, translating into MTEQPRTHWAPEQGPRPPRPWHAQVVGQWPLAVVLLGIAAGVVWAGTGHWKRGSFLIGATFALATVLRAALPADRVGLLAVRSRAVDVCCLAVLAVGIVTLSLIVPPQP; encoded by the coding sequence GTGACCGAACAGCCGCGCACCCACTGGGCCCCGGAGCAGGGGCCGCGCCCGCCGCGTCCGTGGCACGCCCAGGTGGTCGGCCAGTGGCCGCTCGCCGTCGTGCTGCTCGGCATCGCGGCCGGCGTGGTGTGGGCCGGCACGGGGCACTGGAAGCGCGGATCGTTCCTGATCGGGGCCACGTTCGCGCTGGCGACCGTGCTGCGCGCCGCCCTGCCCGCGGACCGGGTCGGCCTGCTCGCCGTCCGGTCGCGGGCGGTGGACGTGTGCTGCCTGGCCGTCCTGGCGGTCGGGATCGTGACGCTCTCGCTGATCGTGCCGCCCCAGCCCTGA
- a CDS encoding bifunctional methylenetetrahydrofolate dehydrogenase/methenyltetrahydrofolate cyclohydrolase, with the protein MTAQRLDGKATAAAIKAELTTRVAALAARGVLPGLATVLVGADPASQNYVRMKHRDCEEVGIASIRVELPADASAAQLQEAIEGLNADDACTGYIVQLPLPKHLDENWALSLIDPAKDADGLHPINLGRLVLNEPGTLPCTPRGIVELLRRHGVELNGAEVCVVGRGITVGRPLGLILTRRSENATVTLCHTGTRDLADHTRRADIVVAAAGVPSMITADMVKEGSVLVDVGVSRVDGRTAGDLAPDVWEKASWVTPNPGGVGPMTRAMLLSNVVDRAEALAAP; encoded by the coding sequence ATGACGGCGCAACGACTCGACGGCAAGGCGACCGCGGCCGCGATCAAGGCGGAGCTGACCACCAGGGTGGCGGCGCTGGCCGCCCGCGGCGTCCTGCCGGGACTGGCGACGGTCCTGGTGGGCGCGGACCCCGCCAGCCAGAACTACGTGCGGATGAAGCACCGCGACTGCGAGGAGGTCGGGATCGCGTCCATCCGCGTCGAGCTCCCCGCCGACGCCTCCGCGGCGCAGTTGCAGGAGGCGATCGAGGGCCTCAACGCCGACGACGCCTGCACCGGCTACATCGTGCAGTTGCCCCTCCCGAAGCACCTCGACGAGAACTGGGCGCTGTCCCTGATCGACCCCGCCAAGGACGCCGACGGGCTGCACCCGATCAACCTCGGCCGGCTCGTGCTGAACGAGCCCGGCACGCTGCCCTGCACCCCGCGCGGCATCGTGGAACTGCTGCGCCGCCACGGCGTGGAGCTCAACGGCGCCGAGGTGTGCGTGGTGGGCCGCGGCATCACGGTAGGACGCCCGCTCGGGCTCATCCTCACCCGGCGCAGCGAGAACGCCACCGTGACGCTGTGCCACACCGGCACCCGCGACCTGGCCGACCACACGCGGCGCGCCGACATCGTGGTGGCGGCGGCCGGCGTGCCGTCGATGATCACCGCGGACATGGTCAAGGAGGGCTCGGTGCTCGTCGACGTCGGCGTCAGCCGGGTGGACGGCAGGACGGCCGGCGACCTGGCCCCCGACGTGTGGGAGAAGGCGTCCTGGGTGACGCCGAACCCGGGCGGCGTCGGGCCGATGACGCGGGCGATGCTGCTGTCCAACGTCGTGGACCGGGCGGAGGCGCTGGCGGCGCCGTGA
- a CDS encoding phospholipase D-like domain-containing protein, with protein MVLGRVRTAAKVSLAALAAAQAGTIAALMVVDRRRKRHRGHVRFPSTPPRELPAGEDLLSVYTKGRDLYDDMIAAIDAAEHTIFLETYIWKGDRVGQRFKRALTEAAARGVEVHVVYDVFANLVVPQKFFRFDPRIHVLRHRPWTGARGPLSFRSPGLNHRKILVVDGTTAFLGGYNLGSLYATRWRDTHLRIRGAAAADLANAFVDYWNMARRGQRALPQPADRPWESSVRITRNVPSIGVYPIRYTYLEAIDRARDHIWLTHAYLIPDDDLTYALVEAADRGVDVRIIVPAESNHIVADWISRGFYTTLLRRGIRLFLYQDAMVHAKTATADGRWSVIGTANLDRLSLTGNYEINAEILDADVAAEMERIFEMDASNCIELTLEEWQTRSIAMKVSEAILSPLRHFL; from the coding sequence ATGGTGTTGGGGCGGGTGCGGACGGCCGCGAAGGTGAGCCTGGCGGCGCTGGCCGCCGCGCAGGCCGGCACGATCGCCGCGCTCATGGTGGTGGACCGCCGCCGCAAGCGTCACCGCGGGCACGTGCGCTTCCCCAGCACCCCGCCGCGCGAACTCCCGGCCGGGGAGGACCTGCTCAGCGTCTACACCAAGGGCCGCGACCTCTACGACGACATGATCGCGGCGATCGACGCCGCTGAGCACACGATCTTCCTCGAGACCTACATCTGGAAGGGCGACCGGGTCGGGCAGCGCTTCAAGCGCGCGCTCACCGAGGCCGCCGCCCGCGGCGTCGAGGTGCACGTCGTCTACGACGTGTTCGCGAACCTGGTCGTGCCGCAGAAGTTCTTCCGGTTCGACCCGCGCATCCACGTGCTGCGGCACCGGCCCTGGACCGGGGCGCGGGGGCCGCTGTCGTTCCGCAGCCCGGGGCTGAACCACCGCAAGATCCTCGTCGTGGACGGCACCACGGCGTTCCTGGGCGGCTACAACCTCGGCTCGCTGTACGCGACCCGCTGGCGCGACACCCACCTGCGCATCCGCGGGGCGGCCGCGGCCGACCTGGCGAACGCCTTCGTCGACTACTGGAACATGGCCCGCCGCGGGCAGCGGGCCCTCCCCCAGCCGGCCGACCGTCCCTGGGAGTCCTCGGTGCGGATCACCCGCAACGTGCCGAGCATCGGGGTCTACCCGATCCGCTACACCTACCTGGAGGCGATCGACCGGGCGCGGGACCACATCTGGCTGACCCACGCCTACCTGATCCCCGACGACGACCTCACCTACGCCCTGGTGGAGGCAGCCGACCGCGGCGTGGACGTGCGCATCATCGTGCCGGCGGAGTCGAACCACATCGTGGCGGACTGGATCTCGCGCGGCTTCTACACCACGCTGCTGCGCCGCGGCATCCGCCTGTTCCTCTACCAGGACGCCATGGTGCACGCCAAGACCGCCACCGCGGACGGCCGCTGGTCGGTGATCGGCACCGCCAACCTGGACCGGCTCAGCCTGACCGGGAACTACGAGATCAACGCCGAGATCCTGGACGCCGACGTGGCCGCGGAAATGGAGCGCATCTTCGAGATGGACGCGTCGAACTGCATCGAGTTGACGCTGGAGGAATGGCAGACCCGCTCGATCGCGATGAAGGTGAGCGAGGCGATCCTGTCGCCGCTGCGGCACTTCCTGTGA
- the purN gene encoding phosphoribosylglycinamide formyltransferase codes for MTLRLLVLASGSGTLLQALLDAQASGDLAGEVVAVGTDRPGIAALDRAAAAGVPTFVVRLGDHRAADGSLDRPAWDAALARACAAHAPDLVVSAGFMKLVGEPFLARFGGRMINTHPALLPSFPGAHGVADALAHGVKVTGCTVFEVDAGVDTGAILDQVAVRVEDGDTEETLHERIKVAERRLLVDTINRLAAAASGTHEQDD; via the coding sequence ATGACCCTCCGGCTCCTCGTCCTGGCCTCCGGTTCGGGGACGCTGTTGCAGGCGCTCCTGGACGCCCAGGCGTCCGGCGACCTGGCCGGCGAGGTCGTCGCCGTCGGCACCGACCGGCCCGGCATCGCCGCCCTGGACCGCGCGGCCGCCGCCGGCGTGCCCACGTTCGTCGTCCGGCTGGGCGACCACCGCGCCGCCGACGGCAGCCTCGACCGCCCCGCCTGGGACGCCGCCCTGGCGCGGGCCTGCGCGGCGCACGCCCCCGACCTCGTCGTCAGCGCCGGGTTCATGAAGCTGGTGGGGGAGCCCTTCCTGGCCCGGTTCGGGGGCCGCATGATCAACACCCACCCGGCCCTGCTGCCGAGCTTCCCGGGCGCCCACGGCGTCGCGGACGCGCTCGCGCACGGCGTGAAGGTCACCGGGTGCACCGTCTTCGAGGTGGACGCCGGCGTCGACACCGGCGCCATCCTCGACCAGGTGGCCGTCCGGGTGGAGGACGGCGACACCGAGGAGACCCTCCACGAACGCATCAAGGTCGCCGAGCGGCGGCTGTTGGTGGACACGATCAACCGGCTCGCCGCCGCGGCGTCCGGGACGCACGAGCAGGACGACTAA
- the sucD gene encoding succinate--CoA ligase subunit alpha, protein MAIWLDHRSKVIVQGMTGTEGRKHTNRMLMFGTRIVAGVTPGKGGQSVTFEEDPIPVFNTVAEARHSTGANVSVVFVPPPHAKAAVMDAIAAGIELIVVITEGIPVADTAEFFAAAQQAGVRLIGPNCPGIISPGRSNVGIIPPNIARSGHVGLVSKSGTLTYQMMFELGDIGFSSAVGIGGDPIIGTTHIDCLQAFQDDPETDCIVMIGEIGGDAEERAADYIREHVTKPVVAYVAGFTAPEGKTMGHAGAIVSGSSGTAAAKKAALEKAGVKVGRTPSETAQLVRDVMRRHR, encoded by the coding sequence ATGGCCATCTGGCTGGATCATCGCAGCAAGGTCATCGTCCAGGGCATGACGGGCACCGAGGGGCGTAAGCACACCAACCGCATGCTCATGTTCGGCACCCGGATCGTCGCCGGCGTCACGCCCGGCAAGGGCGGCCAGTCGGTGACGTTCGAGGAGGACCCGATCCCGGTGTTCAACACCGTGGCCGAGGCCCGGCACTCCACCGGGGCGAACGTGTCGGTGGTCTTCGTGCCGCCGCCGCACGCCAAGGCGGCCGTCATGGACGCCATCGCCGCCGGGATCGAGCTCATCGTCGTCATCACCGAGGGCATCCCCGTCGCCGACACCGCCGAGTTCTTCGCGGCCGCCCAGCAGGCCGGCGTCCGGCTCATCGGGCCCAACTGCCCGGGGATCATCTCGCCCGGACGCTCGAACGTGGGCATCATCCCGCCGAACATCGCCCGCTCGGGTCACGTGGGGCTGGTGTCGAAGTCGGGCACCCTCACCTACCAGATGATGTTCGAGCTGGGGGACATCGGGTTCTCCAGCGCCGTGGGCATCGGGGGCGACCCGATCATCGGCACCACGCACATCGACTGCCTCCAAGCCTTCCAGGACGACCCGGAGACCGACTGCATCGTCATGATCGGCGAGATCGGCGGCGACGCCGAGGAGCGGGCCGCGGACTACATCCGCGAGCACGTCACCAAGCCGGTGGTCGCCTACGTCGCCGGGTTCACCGCCCCCGAGGGCAAGACGATGGGGCACGCCGGCGCGATCGTGTCGGGCAGCTCCGGGACGGCCGCCGCCAAGAAGGCCGCTCTGGAGAAGGCCGGCGTCAAGGTCGGCCGGACGCCGAGCGAGACCGCCCAGCTGGTGCGCGACGTGATGCGCCGCCACCGCTGA
- a CDS encoding cell division protein PerM: MEANPDVSLTVARPDEDAVGAAHPRWTYLPWPLAATLWTLGAAVAGWVASAALPVVAWVAASRTPALVVFEATGETWLAAHGAPAHLGGVLIDLMPLGITLLAVAACAAAAHHAADQWVLPEDADAATRWKSVAAVAGTCVATYAVAALIMAPIVGGADQVGPAVAGAFGVVLLGAVPGAALGLDAHPFADAPAWAARAPRAVAAGLGSLTLGSAAVALTALVAHWPRVQEVQAGLDVDAVGTATLTLAQLVYLPTILLWAGSFMLGAGLTLGPQGLLVPGHVEVAALPAVPVFGALPTVSTEADWAWLALGVAAGIAAGVVMVRGTEPTWLEAAWRGAIAGAASGAVWAAASWFAVGDLGTRALAGLGPRFPELWLFAVGPLAVAGALGGLAVLGVRAVRARRGEAPEPG; this comes from the coding sequence GTGGAAGCGAACCCCGATGTCAGCCTGACCGTGGCCAGGCCCGACGAGGACGCCGTCGGCGCCGCGCACCCCCGCTGGACCTACCTCCCCTGGCCGCTGGCGGCCACCCTCTGGACGCTGGGCGCCGCCGTCGCCGGCTGGGTCGCCTCGGCCGCCCTCCCGGTCGTCGCGTGGGTCGCCGCGTCCCGGACGCCCGCGCTGGTCGTGTTCGAGGCGACCGGGGAGACCTGGCTCGCGGCGCACGGCGCCCCCGCCCACCTCGGCGGCGTCCTGATCGACCTCATGCCGTTGGGCATCACCCTGCTCGCGGTCGCCGCCTGCGCGGCCGCCGCGCACCACGCGGCCGACCAGTGGGTCCTGCCCGAGGACGCCGACGCCGCCACCCGCTGGAAGTCCGTGGCCGCCGTCGCGGGCACGTGCGTCGCGACCTACGCCGTCGCCGCCCTCATCATGGCGCCCATCGTCGGCGGCGCCGACCAGGTCGGGCCCGCCGTCGCCGGCGCCTTCGGCGTCGTGCTGCTCGGGGCGGTGCCCGGCGCCGCGCTGGGGCTGGACGCGCACCCGTTCGCGGACGCCCCCGCGTGGGCGGCCCGTGCGCCGCGCGCCGTCGCGGCGGGGCTGGGGTCGCTCACGCTCGGGTCGGCCGCCGTCGCGCTCACCGCGCTCGTGGCGCACTGGCCGCGCGTCCAGGAGGTGCAGGCCGGCCTGGACGTCGACGCCGTCGGAACGGCGACCCTGACGCTCGCGCAACTCGTCTACCTCCCCACGATCCTGCTGTGGGCCGGGTCGTTCATGCTGGGCGCCGGGCTGACGCTGGGGCCCCAGGGTCTCCTGGTCCCCGGCCACGTCGAGGTCGCCGCGCTGCCGGCCGTGCCCGTCTTCGGGGCGCTGCCGACCGTGTCCACCGAGGCGGACTGGGCGTGGCTCGCGCTCGGCGTCGCCGCCGGGATCGCCGCCGGCGTCGTGATGGTGCGCGGCACCGAGCCCACCTGGCTCGAGGCGGCCTGGCGCGGCGCGATCGCCGGGGCGGCGTCGGGCGCGGTGTGGGCCGCCGCGTCCTGGTTCGCTGTCGGCGACCTCGGGACGCGCGCGCTGGCCGGGCTGGGGCCGAGGTTCCCGGAACTCTGGCTGTTCGCCGTGGGTCCGCTCGCGGTCGCCGGCGCGCTGGGCGGCCTCGCGGTGCTGGGGGTGCGCGCGGTGCGGGCACGGCGCGGGGAGGCCCCGGAGCCTGGCTAG
- a CDS encoding M23 family metallopeptidase gives MARSLPGSYQPRCAIEDPDAAFLDGSSLPRRKATPNRLLRGGIALGAAGVVGLLAVVTPGVATSAIAANNPAVVDATPAADTTARPGTTDAFAVRGSQTDRNTLREEIETTVETAVAERAAGLENVGEQVAQAQTAVAAEARSASLTSTTTAIDAENERIKSQVFFWPTEGGIVSPWGMRMHPILHYSRLHGGADIGGALGAPIYAVADGTVTKAAEGYNGGSGNNVRIDHGKVDGVALETSYLHMNSLEISAGATVKKGQRIGTVGNTGLSTAPHLHFSVYENGVNSDPAPWLAKGR, from the coding sequence GTGGCACGTTCGCTCCCCGGCTCCTACCAGCCACGGTGCGCCATCGAAGATCCCGACGCGGCCTTCCTGGACGGCTCCTCGCTCCCCCGCCGCAAGGCCACCCCGAACCGCCTCCTGCGCGGCGGCATCGCCCTCGGCGCCGCCGGCGTGGTCGGCCTGCTGGCCGTCGTGACGCCGGGCGTCGCGACCAGCGCGATCGCCGCGAACAACCCCGCGGTCGTGGACGCCACCCCCGCCGCGGACACCACCGCCCGTCCCGGCACCACCGACGCCTTCGCCGTCCGCGGCTCGCAGACCGACCGCAACACGCTGCGCGAGGAGATCGAGACCACCGTCGAGACCGCCGTCGCCGAGCGCGCGGCCGGCCTGGAGAACGTCGGCGAGCAGGTCGCCCAGGCGCAGACCGCCGTCGCCGCCGAGGCCCGCAGCGCGTCGCTGACCTCCACGACCACCGCGATCGACGCCGAGAACGAGCGCATCAAGTCGCAGGTGTTCTTCTGGCCCACCGAGGGCGGCATCGTCTCCCCGTGGGGCATGCGGATGCACCCGATCCTGCACTACAGCCGCCTGCACGGCGGCGCCGACATCGGCGGCGCGCTGGGCGCCCCGATCTACGCCGTCGCCGACGGCACGGTCACCAAGGCCGCCGAGGGCTACAACGGCGGCTCGGGCAACAACGTCCGCATCGACCACGGCAAGGTCGACGGCGTGGCGCTGGAGACGTCCTACCTGCACATGAACTCGCTGGAGATCAGCGCCGGCGCGACGGTCAAGAAGGGCCAGCGCATCGGGACCGTGGGCAACACGGGCCTCTCCACCGCCCCCCACCTGCACTTCTCGGTCTACGAGAACGGCGTCAACAGCGACCCCGCCCCCTGGCTGGCCAAGGGACGCTGA
- the sucC gene encoding ADP-forming succinate--CoA ligase subunit beta gives MDLYEYQARDIFAEHDVPVLRGIVARTPAEARAAAEELGGGLVVVKAQVKVGGRGKAGGVKLAATPEDAYKAASDILGMDIKGHTVRAVMIAEGADIEDEYYFSMLLDRANRNYLAMCSVEGGMDIEQLAQDRPDALVRHALDPRTGLDEEAAAAIVAEAGFGEDVAEEVARVLVLLGRVYDAEDATLVEVNPLVKTKDGRIIALDGKVSLDENADFRHPAWGELRDDSQVDPLEVRARAKDLNYVKLDGQVGIIGNGAGLVMSTLDVVAYAGEELPGKPRPANFLDIGGGASAQVMADGLDIILSDPQVSVVFVNVFGGITACSEVAKGIREALRQLGNRASKPIVVRLDGNAVEVGRAILAEYDHPLVTQVETMDEAAAKAAQLASAAMGGK, from the coding sequence ATGGATCTTTACGAGTACCAAGCGAGAGACATCTTCGCTGAGCACGACGTACCGGTCCTGCGGGGCATCGTCGCCCGCACCCCGGCCGAAGCCCGCGCCGCCGCCGAGGAACTCGGTGGTGGCCTCGTGGTGGTCAAGGCCCAGGTGAAGGTGGGCGGACGCGGCAAGGCGGGCGGCGTCAAGCTCGCCGCCACCCCCGAGGACGCGTACAAGGCCGCGAGCGACATCCTGGGCATGGACATCAAGGGCCACACGGTCCGCGCCGTGATGATCGCCGAGGGCGCCGACATCGAGGACGAGTACTACTTCTCGATGCTGCTGGACCGCGCCAACCGCAACTACCTGGCGATGTGCAGTGTCGAGGGCGGCATGGACATCGAGCAGTTGGCCCAGGACCGACCCGACGCGCTGGTGCGCCACGCGCTCGACCCCCGCACCGGGCTCGACGAGGAGGCAGCCGCGGCGATCGTCGCGGAGGCCGGCTTCGGCGAGGACGTCGCCGAGGAGGTGGCGCGCGTCCTGGTGCTGCTGGGCCGCGTGTACGACGCGGAGGACGCCACGCTCGTCGAGGTGAACCCCCTGGTCAAGACCAAGGACGGCCGCATCATCGCGCTGGACGGCAAGGTCTCGCTCGACGAGAACGCCGACTTCCGGCACCCCGCGTGGGGCGAACTGCGCGACGACAGCCAGGTCGACCCGCTCGAGGTGCGGGCCCGCGCCAAGGACCTCAACTACGTCAAGCTGGACGGCCAGGTCGGAATCATCGGCAACGGGGCCGGCCTGGTGATGAGCACCCTCGACGTGGTGGCGTACGCCGGCGAGGAACTCCCCGGCAAGCCGCGCCCCGCGAACTTCCTCGACATCGGCGGCGGCGCGTCCGCCCAGGTCATGGCCGACGGGCTGGACATCATCCTGTCCGACCCGCAGGTCAGCGTCGTGTTCGTGAACGTCTTCGGCGGCATCACGGCCTGCTCCGAGGTGGCCAAGGGCATCCGCGAGGCGCTGCGCCAGCTGGGGAACCGGGCGAGCAAGCCCATCGTCGTCCGGCTGGACGGCAACGCCGTGGAGGTCGGCCGCGCGATCCTCGCCGAGTACGACCACCCGCTGGTGACCCAGGTCGAGACGATGGACGAGGCGGCCGCCAAGGCCGCGCAGCTGGCCTCCGCGGCCATGGGAGGGAAGTGA
- the purH gene encoding bifunctional phosphoribosylaminoimidazolecarboxamide formyltransferase/IMP cyclohydrolase, whose amino-acid sequence MERSPIRRALISVYDKTGLAELGRTLADAGVAIVSTGGSYKTLADAGVPVTEVADLTGFPECLDGRVKTLHPMVHAGILADRRKESHVAQLADLGVEPFDLVVSNLYPFTQTVASGAGPDECVEQIDIGGPSMVRAAAKNHPSVAIVTSPAQYPQLEEALVAGGYTLEERRVLAAQAFQHTASYDSAVASWLTGQTAAADEAFPAWLGRDWDLVGTLRYGENSHQPAALYADAAGATGITGANQLHGKEMSYNNYTDADAAYRAAYDFDQPCVAIIKHANPCGIAIGDDIAQAHRLAHACDPVSAFGGVIATNRPVSLEMAQQVAEIFTEVIVAPGYEDGALELLARKKSIRILVAPAYEHEAVALRPISGGVLAMAPDQLDAPGDDPASWTLAAGEAVDEATLADLDFAWKACRAVKSNAILLAAGGASVGVGMGQVNRVDSCKLAVERAGERAAGSVAASDAFFPFADGPAILIEAGVKAIVEPGGSIRDDETIEACRAAGVALYFTGTRHFFH is encoded by the coding sequence ATGGAACGCTCACCGATCAGGCGCGCGCTGATCTCGGTCTACGACAAGACCGGGCTGGCCGAACTCGGCAGGACGCTGGCCGACGCCGGCGTCGCGATCGTCTCGACGGGCGGCTCCTACAAGACCCTGGCGGACGCCGGCGTCCCGGTCACGGAGGTGGCCGACCTGACCGGCTTCCCCGAGTGCCTGGACGGCCGCGTCAAGACGCTGCACCCGATGGTGCACGCCGGCATCCTCGCCGACCGCCGCAAGGAGTCCCACGTCGCGCAGCTCGCCGACCTGGGCGTCGAGCCCTTCGACCTGGTCGTGAGCAACCTGTACCCGTTCACCCAGACCGTCGCCTCGGGCGCCGGCCCGGACGAGTGCGTCGAGCAGATCGACATCGGCGGGCCGTCCATGGTGCGCGCGGCCGCCAAGAACCACCCCAGCGTCGCCATCGTCACCTCCCCGGCGCAGTACCCGCAGCTGGAGGAGGCGCTCGTCGCGGGCGGCTACACCCTGGAGGAGCGGCGCGTCCTGGCCGCGCAGGCGTTCCAGCACACGGCGTCCTACGACAGCGCGGTCGCGTCCTGGCTCACCGGGCAGACCGCGGCCGCGGACGAGGCGTTCCCCGCGTGGCTGGGCCGCGACTGGGACCTGGTCGGCACGCTGCGCTACGGCGAGAACAGCCACCAGCCCGCCGCCCTCTACGCCGACGCCGCCGGCGCGACCGGGATCACCGGCGCGAACCAGCTGCACGGCAAGGAGATGAGCTACAACAACTACACCGACGCCGACGCCGCCTACCGCGCCGCCTACGACTTCGACCAGCCGTGCGTGGCGATCATCAAGCACGCCAACCCGTGCGGCATCGCGATCGGCGACGACATCGCGCAGGCCCACCGCCTCGCCCACGCCTGCGATCCGGTCAGCGCGTTCGGCGGCGTCATCGCCACCAACCGCCCCGTGTCGCTGGAGATGGCCCAGCAGGTCGCCGAGATCTTCACCGAGGTGATCGTCGCGCCCGGCTACGAGGACGGGGCGCTGGAGCTGCTGGCGCGCAAGAAGAGCATCCGCATCCTGGTGGCGCCCGCCTACGAGCACGAGGCCGTCGCGCTGCGGCCGATCTCCGGCGGCGTCCTGGCGATGGCCCCCGACCAGCTCGACGCCCCCGGCGACGACCCGGCCTCCTGGACGCTGGCCGCCGGCGAGGCCGTCGACGAGGCGACCCTGGCCGATCTGGACTTCGCCTGGAAGGCGTGCCGCGCGGTCAAGAGCAACGCGATCCTGCTGGCCGCGGGCGGCGCCTCCGTCGGCGTCGGCATGGGTCAGGTCAACCGCGTCGACTCCTGCAAGCTGGCCGTCGAGCGCGCCGGCGAGCGCGCCGCGGGCAGCGTCGCAGCCTCGGACGCGTTCTTCCCGTTCGCCGACGGGCCCGCGATCCTCATCGAGGCCGGCGTGAAGGCGATCGTCGAGCCGGGCGGGTCGATCCGCGACGACGAGACGATCGAGGCCTGCAGGGCCGCCGGCGTCGCGCTGTACTTCACCGGCACCCGCCACTTCTTCCACTAG
- a CDS encoding sensor domain-containing protein, whose protein sequence is MSEQGDSRPRRALPPRDEDPAAGSPDAPVTGGRRAASGSRAAEPAAQQRIPEPAKPPSGRGGDSPGRRFAEPGSPATGSERAAAPAAGAGRRRIVVAVVSLIVLALLVGGAWLAQRAGVLGGPTPTSTPTPTIDPVATYLAQPEDLAGLASGTTWTVVDTLTKIEPTSPQAKCLLPAAEQQQTPADAMLRTFSAAAAGTGAVLHQVNRYDSPEAAATAFDALTAQLGNCDRSTVLARNGLAITGLSDEAAGQVLVVQDATSEYHTIALSRTGARVNIMDATHTEAPVGGEAVAGVLSAVGVRQCTDGGTCPAQVAVTEGAPLPSTPAGWLSAVDLPRITTGSGSWRATEVADAVTLPGTKCEAIDLAGMPGATRKQQRTYLLRDDTNAPQNFGVDEALYTFGSAEEAQAAFAKLAQNMDACASRAATAQVTRTGDPSGSGAAAAWVVVQKVDQASTTARFRSAAHVSGAHLVYLVANPSESFDFSDDSWHGVAARAGQRLAELA, encoded by the coding sequence ATGAGCGAGCAGGGTGATTCAAGACCGCGCCGGGCGCTTCCCCCGCGGGACGAGGATCCCGCGGCCGGCTCCCCCGACGCGCCCGTCACGGGCGGTCGTCGGGCGGCCTCCGGGTCCCGCGCGGCCGAACCCGCCGCGCAGCAGCGCATCCCCGAGCCCGCGAAGCCGCCCAGCGGACGCGGCGGCGACTCCCCCGGCCGCAGGTTCGCCGAGCCGGGCTCCCCGGCCACGGGCTCCGAGCGGGCCGCCGCCCCGGCCGCCGGGGCCGGACGCCGCCGGATCGTCGTGGCCGTCGTGTCGCTGATCGTGCTCGCCCTGCTCGTCGGCGGCGCCTGGCTCGCCCAGCGCGCGGGCGTCCTCGGGGGCCCGACGCCCACGTCGACCCCCACCCCGACCATCGACCCGGTCGCGACCTACCTCGCCCAACCCGAGGATCTCGCCGGACTCGCGTCCGGCACCACCTGGACGGTCGTCGACACGCTCACCAAGATCGAGCCGACCTCGCCGCAGGCCAAATGCCTCCTCCCGGCGGCCGAGCAGCAGCAGACGCCCGCCGACGCGATGCTGCGGACCTTCTCCGCGGCCGCGGCGGGGACCGGCGCCGTGCTCCACCAGGTGAACCGCTACGACTCCCCCGAGGCCGCCGCGACCGCCTTCGACGCGCTGACGGCCCAGCTCGGCAACTGCGACCGCTCGACGGTGCTGGCCCGCAACGGGCTCGCGATCACCGGCCTGTCCGACGAGGCGGCCGGCCAGGTGCTGGTGGTCCAGGACGCGACCAGCGAGTACCACACGATCGCGCTGTCGCGGACCGGAGCGCGCGTGAACATCATGGACGCCACCCACACCGAGGCCCCCGTCGGGGGCGAGGCCGTCGCGGGCGTGCTGTCGGCGGTCGGCGTACGTCAGTGCACCGACGGCGGCACCTGCCCCGCCCAGGTCGCCGTCACCGAGGGCGCGCCGCTGCCCTCGACGCCTGCGGGCTGGCTCTCGGCGGTCGACCTGCCGCGCATCACGACCGGTTCCGGTTCGTGGCGCGCGACCGAGGTGGCGGACGCGGTGACGCTGCCGGGCACCAAGTGCGAGGCGATCGACCTGGCCGGCATGCCGGGGGCCACCAGGAAGCAGCAGCGGACCTACCTGCTGCGCGACGACACGAACGCGCCGCAGAACTTCGGCGTCGACGAGGCGCTCTACACGTTCGGCTCCGCCGAGGAGGCGCAGGCCGCCTTCGCCAAGCTGGCGCAGAACATGGACGCCTGCGCGAGCCGCGCGGCGACCGCCCAGGTCACCCGCACCGGGGATCCGAGCGGCTCCGGCGCGGCGGCGGCGTGGGTCGTGGTGCAGAAGGTCGATCAGGCCTCGACCACCGCACGGTTCCGCAGCGCCGCCCACGTGTCGGGGGCGCACCTGGTCTACCTGGTCGCCAACCCGAGCGAGAGCTTCGACTTCAGCGATGACAGCTGGCACGGCGTCGCGGCCCGCGCCGGGCAGCGGCTGGCCGAACTCGCCTGA